In Dyadobacter sp. NIV53, a single window of DNA contains:
- a CDS encoding DUF4440 domain-containing protein, whose amino-acid sequence MKTLKKTNKYHLTLELSAYANSETNPAKYLETDIENHDEIFEIIKTGSIWYKKTDVHDVAVETFDDTAIIWSRITLSAMVRGTEANTEFTVTEVYKKKGNGWKMLALTFSSVRDTHVIKH is encoded by the coding sequence ATGAAAACATTAAAGAAAACGAACAAATATCACCTGACGTTGGAGCTAAGCGCATACGCTAATTCTGAGACTAATCCTGCGAAATATCTGGAAACAGACATTGAAAATCATGATGAGATCTTTGAAATTATTAAAACAGGAAGTATCTGGTACAAAAAAACGGACGTGCATGATGTGGCAGTAGAGACTTTTGATGACACGGCAATCATCTGGAGCCGCATTACATTGTCCGCTATGGTTCGGGGTACTGAGGCGAATACCGAATTTACAGTGACTGAGGTGTATAAAAAGAAAGGAAATGGTTGGAAAATGTTAGCGCTGACATTTAGCAGTGTACGGGACACCCATGTCATCAAACACTAG
- a CDS encoding nuclear transport factor 2 family protein yields the protein MKEITNLKWLTRNLVVFIVGLALILSKPESVSAQTQNANTSDAERQIATLSKDKWRWMSEKNIDSLAALFDDKAVFVHMGGSWGKDRELDVIKGGGIWYKKAEVYTVSVNIFNNTAILLNDIDLLAVVGGNEPGRRSGYSCLYGH from the coding sequence ATGAAAGAAATTACAAATCTTAAATGGTTAACCAGGAATCTGGTTGTTTTCATTGTTGGATTAGCGCTTATCCTGTCTAAGCCCGAAAGCGTATCCGCGCAAACACAAAATGCAAATACATCTGACGCAGAAAGACAGATCGCTACGCTTTCAAAAGATAAATGGCGCTGGATGTCAGAAAAAAATATAGACTCATTAGCCGCTCTTTTTGATGATAAGGCAGTCTTTGTCCATATGGGAGGTAGCTGGGGGAAAGACAGAGAGCTCGATGTAATTAAGGGTGGCGGCATTTGGTACAAAAAAGCCGAAGTTTACACAGTTTCTGTTAATATTTTTAACAATACTGCTATCCTCTTAAACGACATTGACCTCCTGGCTGTGGTCGGTGGAAATGAACCGGGCCGCCGGAGCGGTTACTCATGCCTTTATGGTCACTGA
- a CDS encoding aldo/keto reductase gives METVKLNNGIEMPILGFGVFQVPDPKECERSVLDAIETGYRLIDTAASYGNEEAVGTAIKKSGQPREDLFITTKLWIQSNGYEDTKRAFEASMKKLQLEYLDLYLIHQPFGDVYGEWKAMQELYNEGRIRAIGVSNFHPDRLIDLIVHNEIVPAVNQIETHPFHQQVDTQQFLVENNVQIESWGPFAEGKNGLFQNELLASIGEKYNKTIAQVVVRWLTQRGIVAIPKSVRKERMAENFNSFDFQLNTEEMEAIKTLDTNASAFFDHRDPKMVKWLGERKL, from the coding sequence GTGGAAACAGTAAAATTAAATAACGGTATTGAAATGCCCATTTTGGGTTTTGGAGTATTCCAGGTACCAGACCCAAAGGAATGTGAACGAAGCGTACTGGATGCTATTGAAACCGGTTATCGTCTGATAGACACAGCCGCTTCTTATGGAAATGAAGAAGCCGTAGGAACAGCAATTAAAAAGAGTGGACAACCACGTGAAGACCTATTTATTACAACTAAACTCTGGATACAATCCAATGGATATGAGGACACAAAGAGAGCTTTTGAAGCTTCAATGAAGAAGCTGCAACTAGAATATCTGGATTTGTATCTGATCCATCAACCATTTGGTGATGTTTACGGGGAATGGAAAGCGATGCAGGAGTTGTACAATGAGGGCAGGATCAGGGCTATCGGCGTTAGTAATTTTCACCCGGACAGACTTATAGATTTGATTGTTCACAATGAAATTGTTCCGGCGGTCAATCAAATTGAAACACATCCTTTCCATCAGCAAGTAGATACACAACAGTTTCTGGTAGAAAACAATGTCCAGATCGAATCCTGGGGGCCATTTGCAGAAGGAAAAAACGGGCTTTTTCAAAATGAGCTTTTGGCGTCGATTGGTGAGAAATACAATAAAACAATTGCACAGGTGGTTGTCCGATGGCTCACGCAGAGAGGTATAGTTGCAATCCCTAAATCGGTCCGTAAAGAAAGGATGGCCGAGAATTTCAACAGCTTTGATTTCCAGCTAAATACCGAAGAAATGGAAGCCATCAAAACATTGGACACAAATGCCAGTGCCTTTTTTGATCACCGTGACCCTAAAATGGTAAAATGGCTGGGGGAAAGAAAGTTATAA